A genomic stretch from Chryseobacterium sp. SNU WT5 includes:
- a CDS encoding ferritin-like domain-containing protein → MEKTVHVSNKGATLDTSRRNFLKLGGVGLMVAGLTIAGCREDDYQFPMDDVFDLGKGDLGILNYAYALEQLEADFYTKVVNNFYRGINDEERQLFTDIYHHEVIHRDFFKAAISGATSSILPKLEFKYDGVDFNSRDSILATSKALEDTGVAAYNGAGKYISNLDYLVIAGKIVSVEARHASAIRNIINPGSGDFSGDDVIDVNGLDLAKDPKDIVKIAGGFIKTPFTWKEQGIG, encoded by the coding sequence ATGGAAAAAACAGTACATGTGTCCAATAAAGGTGCAACCTTGGATACGAGCAGAAGAAACTTCTTAAAGTTAGGGGGCGTAGGTCTAATGGTTGCCGGCCTTACCATCGCAGGATGTAGAGAAGATGATTACCAATTTCCGATGGATGATGTTTTCGATTTAGGGAAAGGAGATTTAGGGATTCTTAATTATGCCTACGCATTAGAGCAGTTAGAGGCAGACTTTTATACCAAAGTAGTCAATAATTTTTATAGAGGAATTAACGATGAAGAAAGACAACTATTCACCGATATCTATCATCATGAAGTAATACACCGAGACTTTTTCAAAGCTGCAATTAGCGGTGCTACGAGCAGTATTTTACCAAAGCTCGAATTTAAATATGATGGAGTAGATTTTAACAGTAGAGACTCTATTTTAGCAACATCCAAAGCATTGGAAGATACTGGAGTTGCAGCATACAATGGTGCTGGTAAATATATTAGTAACCTGGATTATTTAGTTATCGCAGGAAAAATAGTTTCTGTTGAGGCAAGACACGCCTCTGCAATCAGAAATATAATTAATCCAGGATCGGGTGATTTTTCTGGTGACGATGTAATCGATGTTAATGGACTTGATTTGGCTAAAGACCCAAAAGATATTGTGAAAATTGCCGGCGGATTTATCAAGACGCCTTTCACTTGGAAAGAACAGGGGATCGGTTAA
- a CDS encoding cation:proton antiporter — MAEASLAQTALIFLGAAIIMVPLVRKLGLSSVIGFILGGIIIGPFGLKLTGNDSKDIMDATEFGVIMLLFLVGLEIEPKKFWVIRKKIIGMGLGQMAFTISILFLIFYWAGWRTDKALVAALCFGMSSTAIVLQTLKEKNIFRTEVGEASFSILLFQDIAVIPILALLPVIAQQSEKNENQILLQLLPDWLQPFSIILGIAALIILGRYIFVPFLRYVSRSGMNELLTASSLFLVIGVSELMNSVGLSAALGAFIAGVMLATSEFRHELESQIDPFKGLLLAVFFVSVGATINFFVIMEDPMFIFTTTVVVLIVKFGVLMGVGKFFKLKLHQNFLVAFGLAQIGEFAFVLINYSTNLYLLDPKLNAQLMAITAITMCVTPILLIINEKFIEPRTHNIKKEPEELDTPIKMQKIIIVGFGHFGSTVGRLLRVNGITATVLDNDPERVNLLRSNGFKVYFGDAAKPGILRSAGAETADLLILCLDSPEKNKFILEYARENFPQMKIFVRAKNRSDAYDFINNGVDDIYRETLGTAVNMAVDILKATGMRAYAARRLGQRFTVIDKAMTRKLAKEQLKDKVTFTMKEYLEREADLLAEDSNSFDESQWNEYEEYQN, encoded by the coding sequence ATGGCTGAAGCATCATTGGCACAAACTGCCTTAATATTTTTGGGAGCTGCAATTATTATGGTTCCACTGGTTCGTAAACTGGGCTTAAGCTCGGTGATCGGATTTATTTTGGGTGGAATAATCATCGGCCCCTTTGGATTAAAACTTACTGGAAATGATTCCAAAGATATTATGGACGCCACAGAATTTGGTGTTATTATGTTGCTTTTTTTGGTGGGATTAGAAATTGAACCGAAAAAATTCTGGGTTATCAGGAAAAAAATTATTGGAATGGGTCTTGGGCAAATGGCTTTCACGATATCCATACTCTTTCTAATTTTTTATTGGGCCGGTTGGCGTACAGACAAAGCGCTGGTTGCAGCTTTATGTTTTGGAATGTCCTCTACAGCGATTGTTTTGCAAACCCTAAAAGAAAAAAACATTTTCCGAACAGAAGTTGGCGAGGCTTCTTTCTCTATTCTACTCTTTCAGGATATTGCAGTGATTCCGATATTAGCATTATTACCGGTTATTGCACAGCAATCAGAGAAAAATGAGAATCAAATCCTTTTGCAGTTGCTACCCGATTGGCTGCAGCCATTTTCTATTATTTTAGGTATTGCAGCATTGATTATTTTGGGTCGCTATATTTTCGTTCCTTTTTTAAGATACGTTTCGAGATCAGGAATGAATGAACTGTTGACTGCTTCTTCTCTTTTTTTGGTGATTGGAGTTTCTGAATTAATGAATTCTGTTGGTCTCAGTGCAGCTTTAGGCGCTTTTATTGCAGGCGTTATGTTGGCAACAAGCGAATTTCGTCATGAGCTGGAAAGTCAAATCGATCCCTTCAAAGGGTTGCTTTTAGCAGTCTTCTTTGTTAGTGTAGGCGCCACAATTAACTTTTTCGTCATCATGGAAGACCCCATGTTTATTTTTACGACCACCGTAGTAGTACTGATTGTAAAATTTGGTGTTTTAATGGGTGTTGGAAAGTTCTTTAAATTAAAACTACATCAGAATTTCTTAGTAGCATTTGGGCTTGCGCAGATTGGCGAATTTGCTTTTGTACTTATCAACTATTCAACTAACCTCTACTTACTGGATCCAAAATTAAATGCACAATTAATGGCCATAACTGCGATTACGATGTGTGTCACACCAATCCTTCTTATTATTAATGAAAAATTTATTGAGCCCAGGACTCACAACATAAAAAAAGAACCTGAGGAACTGGACACACCAATCAAAATGCAAAAAATAATCATCGTTGGTTTTGGGCATTTTGGAAGTACGGTAGGACGATTACTGCGTGTGAATGGAATCACTGCGACCGTCTTGGACAATGATCCTGAACGGGTTAATTTATTAAGATCGAATGGATTTAAAGTTTACTTCGGTGACGCTGCAAAACCTGGGATTCTCCGCTCCGCAGGCGCAGAGACTGCAGATTTACTCATCTTATGTTTAGACAGTCCAGAAAAAAATAAATTTATATTGGAATACGCCAGAGAAAACTTCCCTCAGATGAAAATTTTCGTAAGAGCGAAAAATCGTTCAGATGCGTATGACTTTATCAACAATGGTGTGGATGACATTTACAGAGAAACCCTCGGAACTGCGGTAAATATGGCTGTTGATATTTTAAAAGCGACGGGAATGAGAGCTTATGCTGCCCGCAGATTAGGACAGCGATTTACAGTAATCGACAAAGCGATGACCAGGAAATTAGCAAAAGAACAGCTGAAAGACAAGGTTACGTTTACCATGAAAGAATATCTGGAAAGAGAAGCAGATTTACTAGCGGAAGACAGCAATTCCTTCGATGAATCACAATGGAACGAATATGAAGAGTACCAAAACTAG
- a CDS encoding NAD(P)H-dependent oxidoreductase has protein sequence MKKTLAIFAHPYFEYSSTNLELIKAYSTSDDLIFKDLYEEYPDFHILTFRERKRIKEFERLVFHFPLIWFGLPPLLKLWIDEVFDMSWKAESKHPLNNKDAIIIVTIGASAENYQKDGLYHTTIKELMKTLMLSLEVNGIEIKEIIAVYEADDLEEDQLKEITAKIIKSLNT, from the coding sequence GTGAAAAAAACGCTTGCCATCTTTGCCCACCCCTATTTCGAATACTCTTCAACAAATTTAGAGTTGATCAAAGCGTATAGCACTTCGGATGATTTGATTTTTAAAGATTTATACGAAGAATATCCTGATTTTCACATTTTGACGTTCCGCGAACGGAAAAGAATCAAAGAATTTGAGCGGTTGGTTTTTCATTTTCCGCTTATTTGGTTTGGACTTCCTCCCTTATTGAAACTTTGGATTGATGAAGTTTTTGATATGAGCTGGAAAGCAGAAAGTAAGCATCCTTTAAATAATAAAGATGCCATTATCATTGTGACTATTGGCGCGAGCGCAGAAAATTATCAGAAAGACGGCCTTTACCATACTACGATCAAGGAGTTGATGAAAACACTTATGCTCTCTCTAGAAGTAAACGGCATTGAAATTAAAGAAATTATAGCAGTCTATGAAGCAGATGATCTGGAGGAGGATCAATTAAAAGAAATTACCGCTAAAATTATAAAAAGCTTAAATACATAA
- a CDS encoding translocation/assembly module TamB domain-containing protein, with product MYKKILKYTGIFIASLLVLVIVLVLSLQLPSVQNFAKGKLVNYLEKKIKTKVSLDRVYVGFPNSLVMENLYLQGQKVDTLLFARKLDVGLNIPKLLNNTADITSVDLQGVKANVIRNENGTFNFDYILDAFATKDEEETPSKPFIISLDKIKLKDIGISFIDNQSRNDINLYFKSFDTRVKTFDLEKNSYAMNDINMDGLRLKLKQDLLEEVTDKVEKKVDSLQKQSPLKLGLNKIKLTNFNIDYGDDNTKTFAKVIFKELSTKISKLDLEKSDFGVENLYLKGADINAKLFLPAQNANPKKTETTPNSNDTSLALLLNKLILDDVKVVYDNTAIAPTRSGMDFNHLNFSKMNLELSDFKMKDGTFAGQVKSAEIKEGRGLDIQKFETDFVFEDQQAYLKDLYLQTSKTILRDEVVLNYNSIEQLSANPGAVKITANIQKSKVGFSDILMLVPTLRNTAPFNKYPNAILNVNTRLKGTVNDLQIQNLELSGIDQLKVHASGNVKNAMDPDHLYYDLNVRELSSSAKTIYNLVPKNTIPTNISLPSYFKIVGKAKGTTQIVNTNLKITSTLGNAGIRASVDMKRKDQERYDLMANLQNLQIGKIIQNKDLGSITGQIAVKGQSFDPNKANADIKGNIKSVAYNGYTYQNMALTGKVNRGAYVINLDSKDPNANLKLLASGSFTDKDPSIKVNGTIRKLDLNKLGFYDDQMILAGDLDGDFSSLNPDAPNGYLTLKNFAISDTKDVFPLQEVFLNAVSTADSNRITLKSQIADIDLHGKYKLTQILGSLQNTINQYYQYQKPGTKIAKIDANQFFTFNAKIKDDNLLRKFVPELTEFEPITLVGNYDADSRKLEINGQIPQVTYGANKISGGTLSINNLNDALVYDVKLAEFKNESMALQKVSLNGDVKDNLITYNASTKDGKDTTQFLVAGNVEKIGDLTKITLNPNGLTLNYDNWQVSPENYLQISSGGILANSFAISNNGSEIRVQSETNVPNSPLNIDLKNFKIETITELIKKDSLLAKGNINGTAQLRDLKNNMTFTSDIDVTDLFVYGSPVGNLDIKASNQSADLIRADIALSGFDNDVKLGGTFNTKSSGLDMNLNMKQLQMKTVQGLSMNAIENAEGFLSGNLKISGKTDAPNVLGGIKFNDVGLGITQLGSSFKHINDEIRFTNRGIDFNDFKIKDESGNAIVIDGSVLTKTYKDFAFNLDVNAKNFKVVDSEKENDKIMYGVLAIDADLKIRGDLDLPQVDGNLAVTDKTDFTFVLPQSSPSLEDREGIVEFIDQDQIALQKTVKADSLTDQSQIKGMDVNVNIEVNKEAKISLIIDKANGDFVKLQGEAQLTGGIDPSGKTTLVGVYQVEKGAYEMSVSLLKRKFEIEKGSTITWTGEPMTANLDITAVYKTDAAPLDLLQQQLTGVSGNQLNQYKQRIPFNTLLMMKGELMKPIITFDITTSKENNSVSAEVIDNTTAKLDQLRRDESEMNKQVFALLLLNRFIGENPFQSETGLSASTLAKQSVSRILSEQLNNLAKDLIGGVELNFDLESTEDYSTGNKNERTDLNIGLSKRLFDDRLKVTVGNNFALEGDAREKEQMTNIAGDITLDYSLSKDGRYMLRAYRKNDYQVALQGQIIETGIGFIITLDYDKFREIFEKSKKNKEIRKQNTSSK from the coding sequence ATTTATAAAAAGATTTTAAAATATACTGGAATCTTCATCGCATCATTATTGGTGTTGGTGATTGTTTTGGTTTTAAGTTTACAATTGCCATCTGTCCAGAATTTTGCCAAAGGAAAATTGGTGAATTATCTCGAAAAAAAGATAAAAACCAAAGTGAGTTTAGACCGGGTTTATGTCGGCTTCCCGAATAGTTTGGTGATGGAAAATCTTTATCTGCAAGGTCAGAAAGTCGACACGCTTCTTTTTGCTAGAAAATTAGATGTTGGTTTAAATATTCCAAAACTCCTTAATAACACGGCTGACATTACCTCCGTTGATTTGCAAGGTGTGAAAGCAAATGTCATTCGCAATGAAAATGGCACTTTTAATTTCGATTATATTTTAGATGCTTTTGCTACCAAAGATGAAGAAGAAACGCCGTCGAAACCATTTATTATTTCTTTAGATAAAATCAAATTAAAAGATATCGGTATTTCATTTATCGATAATCAATCCCGAAATGACATCAATCTTTATTTCAAATCTTTTGACACCAGGGTAAAAACCTTCGATCTTGAAAAGAATTCTTACGCCATGAATGACATCAATATGGATGGATTGCGTTTGAAATTGAAACAGGATTTGCTTGAAGAAGTTACCGATAAAGTGGAAAAAAAAGTAGATTCTCTACAAAAACAAAGTCCTTTAAAATTAGGTTTAAATAAAATTAAACTCACCAATTTCAACATCGACTACGGTGATGACAACACCAAGACTTTTGCTAAAGTTATTTTCAAGGAACTCAGCACCAAAATCAGTAAACTCGATTTAGAAAAAAGTGATTTTGGAGTCGAGAATCTTTATCTAAAAGGCGCAGACATTAATGCTAAATTATTTCTGCCGGCTCAAAATGCCAATCCAAAGAAAACGGAAACAACTCCAAATTCCAACGACACCTCATTAGCGCTTTTGCTCAATAAATTAATTCTGGATGATGTAAAAGTTGTTTACGATAATACAGCGATTGCTCCTACCAGAAGTGGGATGGATTTCAATCATCTGAATTTTTCTAAAATGAATCTGGAACTTTCTGATTTCAAAATGAAAGACGGAACTTTTGCAGGTCAGGTAAAATCAGCAGAAATCAAAGAAGGTCGTGGTTTGGATATTCAGAAATTCGAGACTGATTTTGTATTTGAAGACCAACAAGCATATTTGAAAGATTTGTATTTACAAACTTCAAAAACGATTTTACGCGATGAAGTGGTTTTGAATTATAATTCGATTGAACAACTTTCTGCAAATCCTGGAGCTGTAAAAATCACCGCCAATATCCAAAAATCTAAAGTTGGCTTTTCTGATATTTTAATGTTGGTTCCAACCCTTAGAAATACCGCGCCGTTTAATAAATATCCTAATGCTATTTTAAATGTAAATACAAGATTGAAAGGAACGGTGAACGATTTACAAATTCAAAATCTGGAACTTTCAGGAATTGATCAATTAAAAGTACACGCTTCCGGAAACGTGAAAAATGCGATGGATCCTGATCATCTTTATTACGATTTAAATGTTCGGGAACTTTCATCATCAGCGAAAACCATATATAATTTAGTTCCGAAAAATACAATTCCGACGAATATTAGCCTTCCTTCTTATTTTAAAATTGTAGGAAAAGCAAAAGGAACGACTCAAATTGTTAATACCAATTTGAAAATCACTTCCACTTTAGGAAATGCTGGAATTCGGGCGTCTGTTGATATGAAACGAAAGGATCAAGAACGTTACGATCTTATGGCCAACTTGCAAAATCTACAAATCGGCAAGATTATTCAGAATAAAGATTTAGGTTCTATTACCGGACAAATCGCGGTGAAAGGACAAAGTTTCGATCCTAATAAAGCAAATGCTGATATTAAAGGAAATATAAAATCAGTTGCCTACAACGGTTATACTTACCAAAATATGGCACTGACCGGCAAAGTAAATCGCGGTGCTTATGTGATTAACCTCGATTCAAAAGATCCAAATGCCAATTTAAAATTACTGGCTTCAGGTAGTTTTACTGATAAAGATCCATCGATTAAAGTGAACGGAACGATTCGGAAATTAGATTTGAATAAACTCGGTTTCTATGATGACCAAATGATTCTTGCAGGTGATTTAGATGGTGATTTTAGCAGTTTAAATCCTGATGCACCCAACGGTTATTTGACTTTAAAAAACTTTGCCATTTCTGATACGAAAGATGTTTTTCCTTTGCAGGAAGTTTTTCTAAACGCAGTTTCAACCGCAGACAGCAATCGAATTACTTTGAAATCCCAAATTGCAGATATCGACTTACATGGAAAATATAAGTTGACTCAGATTCTAGGTTCACTTCAAAATACCATTAATCAATACTATCAGTATCAAAAACCAGGAACGAAAATCGCGAAAATAGATGCGAATCAATTTTTCACTTTTAATGCAAAAATTAAAGATGATAATCTCCTCAGAAAATTTGTTCCTGAATTAACAGAATTTGAACCCATCACTTTGGTCGGAAATTATGATGCCGACTCTCGAAAGCTAGAAATTAACGGACAAATTCCGCAAGTGACTTATGGTGCCAACAAAATCAGTGGCGGTACTTTATCAATCAACAATTTGAATGATGCTTTAGTTTACGATGTAAAACTGGCGGAGTTTAAAAATGAAAGTATGGCGCTTCAGAAAGTGAGTTTGAATGGCGATGTTAAAGATAACCTTATCACGTACAACGCTTCCACGAAAGATGGAAAAGATACAACTCAATTTTTAGTTGCTGGAAATGTGGAGAAAATCGGTGATTTGACGAAAATCACGTTGAATCCTAATGGTTTAACACTGAACTACGACAATTGGCAAGTTTCGCCAGAGAATTATTTACAAATAAGCAGCGGCGGAATTTTAGCCAACAGTTTTGCAATTTCAAATAACGGAAGTGAAATTCGTGTGCAATCGGAAACCAATGTTCCGAACAGTCCGCTCAATATTGACCTTAAAAATTTCAAAATTGAAACCATTACTGAGCTTATTAAAAAAGATTCGCTTTTGGCAAAAGGAAATATTAATGGAACGGCGCAACTTCGGGATTTGAAAAACAATATGACGTTTACCTCGGATATTGATGTGACCGATCTATTTGTTTACGGCAGTCCGGTTGGGAATTTAGATATAAAAGCAAGTAATCAAAGTGCAGATTTAATTCGTGCAGACATCGCACTTTCTGGTTTTGACAATGATGTGAAATTGGGCGGAACATTCAATACTAAATCAAGTGGTTTGGATATGAACCTCAACATGAAGCAACTTCAAATGAAAACGGTTCAAGGATTATCTATGAATGCCATCGAAAATGCAGAAGGCTTTCTCTCCGGAAATTTGAAAATTAGCGGAAAAACTGATGCGCCAAATGTTTTGGGTGGAATTAAATTTAATGATGTAGGTTTAGGAATAACTCAATTAGGAAGCAGCTTTAAACATATCAATGATGAAATAAGATTTACCAACCGTGGAATCGATTTCAATGATTTTAAAATTAAAGATGAATCCGGAAATGCGATTGTGATTGACGGATCGGTACTTACCAAAACGTATAAAGATTTCGCCTTTAACTTAGATGTGAATGCGAAAAATTTCAAAGTCGTAGATTCTGAAAAAGAGAATGACAAAATAATGTACGGTGTTTTGGCGATTGATGCAGACCTGAAAATTCGCGGAGATTTAGATTTACCACAAGTTGATGGAAATTTAGCTGTAACCGATAAAACAGATTTTACATTTGTTTTACCGCAATCTTCACCTTCTTTAGAGGATAGAGAAGGAATTGTAGAATTTATCGATCAAGATCAAATTGCGCTACAGAAAACCGTAAAAGCAGATTCATTGACAGACCAAAGCCAGATTAAAGGAATGGATGTTAACGTGAATATTGAAGTAAATAAAGAAGCAAAAATTTCTTTAATTATCGATAAAGCCAACGGCGATTTTGTAAAACTTCAAGGAGAAGCACAATTAACAGGTGGAATTGATCCATCGGGAAAAACAACTTTAGTCGGAGTTTATCAGGTTGAAAAAGGAGCTTATGAAATGTCGGTGAGTTTACTAAAAAGAAAATTTGAGATTGAAAAAGGAAGTACGATCACCTGGACTGGCGAACCGATGACAGCGAATTTAGATATTACGGCAGTTTATAAAACCGATGCGGCGCCACTCGATTTATTGCAGCAACAATTAACGGGCGTTTCTGGAAATCAGTTGAATCAATACAAACAAAGAATTCCTTTCAACACTTTATTAATGATGAAAGGCGAACTGATGAAGCCGATTATTACATTCGACATTACGACTTCCAAGGAAAACAATTCTGTATCGGCAGAAGTCATCGATAATACAACGGCCAAGCTCGATCAACTGCGACGGGACGAATCTGAAATGAACAAACAGGTTTTTGCTTTGTTATTGCTAAACAGATTTATTGGCGAAAATCCTTTCCAAAGTGAAACTGGATTATCTGCTTCTACTTTGGCGAAACAATCTGTGAGTCGAATTTTATCAGAACAATTGAATAATCTGGCAAAAGACTTAATCGGTGGCGTTGAACTCAATTTCGACTTAGAATCAACTGAAGATTATTCGACTGGAAATAAAAATGAAAGAACTGATTTGAATATTGGTTTGAGTAAAAGATTATTCGATGACCGTTTAAAAGTGACGGTTGGAAATAATTTTGCCTTGGAAGGAGATGCTCGTGAAAAGGAGCAGATGACCAATATTGCTGGCGATATTACTTTGGATTACAGTTTGTCAAAAGACGGCAGATATATGTTGCGTGCTTATCGT
- a CDS encoding ferritin-like domain-containing protein codes for MNLLNILDKLSDDQFFTKMTSRSEGLSDIANFGRKAAIASIPLGLGSFMATSAKAETTKDSVSAASDLIGALQLALTLEYLEDEYYRTGLAKSGLIPAGDKVVFQQISKHETAHVAFLKATLSSLGTSPGSKPTFDFTVGGTFQPFDDYQQFMILAQAFEDTGVRAYKGQAGNVASNKGVLQAALQIHSVEARHASQVRRMRANKGWIELKDGGRMPAETDAVYAGEENIMQAGFNTSSLFGAPAGSASFDEILSGDDASAIARLFIV; via the coding sequence ATGAACTTACTTAATATATTAGATAAACTGTCAGATGATCAGTTTTTCACTAAAATGACTTCCCGTTCCGAAGGACTTTCAGATATTGCCAATTTCGGCAGGAAAGCTGCAATTGCTAGTATTCCGCTTGGATTAGGATCGTTTATGGCGACATCTGCAAAAGCGGAAACCACAAAAGATTCTGTTTCTGCAGCTTCTGATTTAATTGGTGCTTTGCAGTTAGCATTAACTTTAGAGTATCTTGAAGATGAATATTATAGAACAGGATTGGCAAAATCAGGATTAATTCCCGCTGGCGATAAAGTTGTTTTTCAACAGATCAGCAAACATGAAACGGCTCATGTTGCATTTCTAAAAGCGACTTTAAGTTCATTGGGGACCAGTCCTGGATCCAAACCAACATTTGATTTTACCGTCGGTGGTACTTTTCAACCGTTTGATGACTATCAGCAATTTATGATTTTAGCGCAAGCTTTTGAAGACACGGGAGTAAGAGCATACAAAGGGCAGGCTGGAAATGTAGCTTCTAATAAAGGGGTGTTGCAAGCGGCATTACAAATTCATTCTGTAGAGGCAAGACACGCTTCCCAAGTTCGTAGAATGCGCGCGAATAAAGGATGGATAGAGTTAAAAGATGGAGGTAGAATGCCAGCCGAGACTGACGCGGTTTATGCTGGTGAGGAAAACATTATGCAAGCTGGTTTTAATACCTCTTCATTATTTGGTGCGCCAGCAGGATCCGCCTCTTTTGATGAAATACTATCAGGAGACGATGCTTCAGCGATTGCGCGTTTGTTCATTGTATAA
- a CDS encoding type II 3-dehydroquinate dehydratase, whose translation MKILILNGPNLNLLGTREPEIYGTVSMDDYVINLRTEFPQHEIFSDQSNVEGELINRLQKNDFDALIINPGAFTHYSYAIADCLKNISKPKIEVHISNIYKREEFRQKSVTAVNTDGVISGFGMKGYFLAISSLSSK comes from the coding sequence ATGAAAATTCTAATTCTTAATGGACCTAATCTAAATTTACTTGGAACGCGTGAACCCGAAATTTACGGAACTGTTTCAATGGATGATTACGTAATAAATTTGAGGACAGAATTTCCTCAGCATGAAATTTTCTCTGATCAGTCAAATGTCGAAGGGGAGCTTATAAATCGGCTTCAAAAAAATGATTTTGATGCCTTGATCATTAATCCGGGTGCTTTTACTCATTATTCTTATGCGATTGCTGATTGCCTGAAAAATATTTCTAAACCAAAGATTGAAGTTCATATTAGTAATATTTACAAAAGAGAAGAATTCCGCCAAAAGTCTGTTACCGCAGTAAATACAGATGGGGTGATAAGTGGGTTTGGAATGAAGGGTTACTTTCTAGCGATTTCAAGTTTAAGTTCTAAATAG
- the recJ gene encoding single-stranded-DNA-specific exonuclease RecJ, with product MSQKWIYKAAPDEDTVDAISSSLGFGTFESKILVLRGIDNYQKAREFFKPNLNDIHNPFLMKDMQLAVDRIATAIENGEKIMVYGDYDVDGTTAVALVYLYLSKIVERKYLEYYIPDRNIEGYGISEEGIDYASKNGYSVIIALDCGIKALDKIEYAKKFGVDFIICDHHLPGEEIPAAVAVLDPKRKDCRYPFKELSGCGVGFKLCQGLNTIYKIPEAELFELTDLLAISIAADIVSMSGENRVLAKQGLKVLRKTRNLGLRMLIPEDKLATFEISNIVFEIAPKINAAGRISQGKAAVELMVSDNLKHAHQIVNDIINLNDSRREMDMSSTTEALLQVETTGQLKNFSTVVYGPNWNKGVIGIVASRLIETYYKPTLVFADGNNGEIVASARSVADFDVHHALEMCSDLFLKFGGHPAAAGLSMEKDKFELFKEKFEKVVAAKIQEHQIEPSITIDSVVEIDDLNKDFFNFHRKLAPFGPDNMKPVLVLKNVKVAGYVKIMGKDNSHLKFFIRQESTGKNIECIGFKLGKYADDFRQKRFDIAFTAEENHWKGNVTYFLSIRDVKFNNMEA from the coding sequence ATGAGTCAAAAATGGATTTACAAAGCCGCACCAGATGAGGATACCGTGGACGCAATAAGCTCCTCCCTGGGTTTTGGAACATTTGAATCCAAAATTTTAGTCCTTCGTGGTATTGATAATTACCAAAAAGCCCGCGAGTTCTTTAAACCAAACCTCAACGATATTCACAATCCTTTTTTAATGAAGGATATGCAACTTGCCGTAGATCGAATCGCAACAGCGATCGAAAATGGCGAAAAAATCATGGTATATGGTGATTATGATGTTGATGGAACTACTGCTGTTGCCCTAGTTTACTTGTATCTCAGCAAAATCGTTGAAAGAAAATATTTAGAATACTATATCCCTGATAGAAATATTGAAGGATACGGAATTTCGGAGGAAGGGATTGATTACGCAAGCAAAAATGGATATTCCGTGATTATTGCGCTCGATTGCGGTATTAAAGCATTAGATAAAATTGAGTACGCGAAAAAATTTGGAGTTGACTTTATTATATGTGATCATCATTTACCTGGTGAAGAAATACCGGCAGCGGTTGCAGTTCTGGATCCTAAGCGAAAAGACTGCCGCTATCCATTTAAAGAACTTTCTGGTTGTGGCGTAGGCTTTAAGCTTTGTCAAGGCCTAAACACCATCTATAAAATACCGGAAGCGGAACTTTTCGAATTAACGGATCTACTCGCAATTTCTATTGCGGCCGATATTGTGTCGATGAGCGGTGAAAATCGAGTTTTAGCAAAACAAGGTTTAAAAGTATTACGAAAAACTCGAAATCTCGGTTTAAGAATGCTCATTCCAGAAGATAAATTAGCCACTTTCGAAATCTCAAATATTGTTTTTGAAATTGCACCTAAGATAAACGCTGCCGGTCGCATTTCTCAAGGAAAGGCTGCGGTAGAATTAATGGTTTCTGATAACCTTAAACATGCTCATCAAATCGTAAACGACATCATAAACCTTAACGATTCCAGACGAGAAATGGATATGAGTAGTACCACAGAAGCCTTATTACAGGTAGAAACCACTGGACAACTCAAGAACTTCAGTACGGTAGTTTATGGTCCAAACTGGAATAAAGGAGTTATCGGGATTGTTGCTTCTCGTTTAATTGAAACCTATTATAAACCGACGCTCGTTTTCGCAGATGGTAACAATGGTGAAATCGTTGCTTCTGCAAGATCGGTCGCTGATTTTGATGTTCACCATGCTTTAGAAATGTGCTCTGATCTGTTTTTGAAATTTGGTGGTCATCCCGCAGCAGCAGGATTATCTATGGAAAAAGATAAATTTGAATTATTCAAAGAAAAGTTTGAAAAAGTAGTTGCTGCAAAAATTCAGGAACATCAGATCGAGCCAAGCATAACGATAGATTCTGTAGTTGAGATTGATGATCTGAATAAAGATTTCTTTAATTTTCATCGCAAATTGGCGCCTTTCGGTCCCGATAATATGAAACCTGTGCTAGTATTGAAGAATGTAAAAGTTGCAGGATATGTGAAAATTATGGGAAAAGACAATAGCCATCTTAAGTTTTTTATCCGCCAGGAATCAACTGGCAAAAACATTGAATGCATTGGTTTTAAACTAGGTAAGTATGCAGATGACTTTCGACAAAAACGTTTTGATATCGCCTTTACCGCTGAAGAAAATCATTGGAAAGGCAATGTAACTTACTTCTTAAGTATACGCGATGTAAAGTTTAATAATATGGAGGCATAA